TAAGTTTTTTTGTGTCTTCTCATACTATCCCAACTAAGTAGTAAGTAATAAGGTTGGAAGTGGGTTACCGAAATTCTTGGGGAATCTTACCAACCTAAAAGTCTTAGACATTCCTTGGAGATTTTGCATTTGAGTTCTAACCAACTTCGAGGATTATTACTTCTTGATGATAAGAAAACTTTCCCATCTTTGACGCTTTTAGACCTTAGTTACAATATGGTTGAAGGTCCTTTTCCCAATGGTTTTAGTAGATTTCCAAATCTTCGTGAGTTGTATTTAGACTACAACAACCTCACTGGTCTATTGCCTGATCTTTCTTCAATGCCCAACTTGACAGTTTTCAGTGCAAATAATAATAAGTTCAATGGTACTTCAATTGATAGTATTGGTGAGCTTTATTTTCTTGAGAGGTTAGATGTCTCTTCGAATTCTCTCACAGGGGTCATATCTGAAGTTAACTTACGTTGTCCTAATTTGAAAGAGCTAGACTTATCGTATAACTCTTTGACAATGAAATTTCAATCCAATTGGGTTCCCCCATTTCAACTGAAATCCATAAGGCTCTCTTCTTGTAAGTTAGGTCCTCAATTCCCTCGTTGGCTCCAAACACAATTCAACCTCTCACACCTAGACATTTCCAATAATGAAATTTCTGGTGATCTTCCAAGCTGTTTACTTTAAATATCTCTTACAATCTTCTTAGTGGCACCGTGCCAAAATTGTCACTACGATCTCTCTCTACAGTTGACTTGAGTTTCAACCAATTCCAAGGCTCTGTTCCACCTTCTCTGTCTAATGCAACTTATTTGTATCTGTCCAATAATAACTTCAATGATTGTGTGTTTTTTCTGTGTGAAGTGAGAGAGGTTTCGACAGGTTTTCTTGACCTTTCTAATAATCAGTTAATCGGAAGGCTGCCTGATTGTTGGGAGAATTTCAACACTCTTTGTGTTTTAAAGTTGAGCAACAATAACTTTTTTGGAGAGATCCCAAGCTCAATTGGTTCTAGTTCAACTAGATTTCAGACTCTACAATTGAGGCATAATAACTTCTCAGGATCTTTGCCTTCTTCATTGAAAGACTGAAGTAAGCTTCTAGTTTTGGATTTGGGACATAATAATTTGGAAGATATAGTACCATGGTGGATAGGTGAAAGATTAACAAAGTTGGTTTTTCTTAGTCTCAAATCAAATAAATTCTACGGATATGTACCATCAAATCTTTGTCATCTTACTAAGATTCAAATATTGGATCTCTCCCAAAATAATTTGTCGGGAGCCATCCCTTCATGCCTTGAGAATTTCACCTCAATGGTACTTGAACAAAAATTTGACGATCATATCACCAGCACAATAGTCTTCAGAACTAGTCCGCTTGAAGGTACCTTATTTGGTCGTTTTGAAAATAATGCATGGATCATTTGGAAAGGAGTAGAGTATGAATACGGTAAGATTCTTGGATTGCTAAGAATTATTGATCTTTCAAGCAACAAATTGAATGGAAATATCCCATTTGAAGTAACTAGTCTTGTACAATTGGTTCAGCTAAATCTATCAAGAAATGAATTGAGTGGAAGCAGTCCAGAGAATATAGGGAACTTGACTGAGCTAGAATCATTGGATTTGTCTCACAATAAGCTTTCTGGGAAGATTCCCACAAGCTTGGCTGAAGTAACTTTGTTGAATTACTTGGATTTATCAAATAATAGATTATTAGGGAGAATCTCTGCAAGTACTCAATTACAGAGCTTTAACGCTTCTTCGTACCTTGATAATCTTGCACTGTGTGGACTTCCTCTAACAAGCTTTTGCCCCGGAGATGAGACACTATTGCCAAGTCCTGCTACTTCAAATGGGGACGATGGGAAATGGTTTAACATGTCATCATTTTACATTGGAATTTGTGCGGGCTTCCTCATTGGATTTTGTGGGAATTTTCTGCTGGACTCTTCTTGGAGATTTGCTTATTTTCAGTTCATGCGTATTTTTGGAGGCTGGCTTTACCAGATGATTATTACCCTCTTAAAAAGGGCTGGATTAAGAGGAAAGCAAGCTTGGCAATAACAAGTAAGTAATAAGTGTTTTTTGTCTTACTTTATTTTCACACTATTCTTTTGATCACCCTCGCATAGTTGCACATGGTACAATAATGTAATTTTTCTTTGTTTAGAACACTACTGCTGGTGAAGATGTGGACGTGGCGAGGAAGATGACAGAGCTATCACATGAGTATTTGTGTATTATCTTTTGTAAGATGTAAAATTATATTTCAGACCAATATTTCAAGAACATGTCATGGCAATATTTTCTTTGTGTTCGTTTGTAAGATCTAATATGCCACAttgaattcatatatatatatacttccaTGTCACATCTATATTTGGTTCATACTACATTATTAAGTTTAGATATGTATGGATTCCAATGATAACAAAGATTCTCGATTTCTTATGTTTGAGAATCTGGAATGAGATTTAAATCTCGGCATGTGCATAAtgcctaataaataattaattacgtgggttaatttaattatttatttatattgtgaatgttattattattattatgagcataataatattaataacatgatatgaattcattttattttattatacagtttattgcattattatttaaatggattAAATAATGGTAATTGCATGTAATTATGAAATGACCATAATGTCCCTATGTTTGAATTTAGTTGAGGGGCATTTAAATGATATTAAAATATGATTTCAAATACAATTAACTGATTAAATTCGAAATTTAAATCAGTTATAATAATAtcacaatttcttttattttaaaagaaatacaaGAAATTCTTTAATTATAGGCTTAAAATCGGTCAATAATAACTAAGAGCTTAAGCATTCGTTTCT
The Humulus lupulus chromosome 6, drHumLupu1.1, whole genome shotgun sequence DNA segment above includes these coding regions:
- the LOC133784611 gene encoding receptor-like protein EIX2 is translated as MVEGPFPNGFSRFPNLRELYLDYNNLTGLLPDLSSMPNLTVFSANNNKFNGTSIDSIGELYFLERLDVSSNSLTGVISEVNLRCPNLKELDLSYNSLTMKFQSNWVPPFQLKSIRLSSLREVSTGFLDLSNNQLIGRLPDCWENFNTLCVLKLSNNNFFGEIPSSIGSSSTRFQTLQLSKLLVLDLGHNNLEDIVPWWIGERLTKLVFLSLKSNKFYGYVPSNLCHLTKIQILDLSQNNLSGAIPSCLENFTSMVLEQKFDDHITSTIVFRTSPLEGTLFGRFENNAWIIWKGVEYEYGKILGLLRIIDLSSNKLNGNIPFEVTSLVQLVQLNLSRNELSGSSPENIGNLTELESLDLSHNKLSGKIPTSLAEVTLLNYLDLSNNRLLGRISASTQLQSFNASSYLDNLALCGLPLTSFCPGDETLLPSPATSNGDDGKWFNMSSFYIGICAGFLIGFCGNFLLDSSWRFAYFQFMRIFGGWLYQMIITLLKRAGLRGKQAWQ